A window of the Ipomoea triloba cultivar NCNSP0323 chromosome 14, ASM357664v1 genome harbors these coding sequences:
- the LOC116003579 gene encoding uncharacterized protein LOC116003579 has product MPNMMMDDVKLLSHAREVYTIEIYYMFEEQFLKGAACHQDSVFDDGCHLKYHVWRPDKDIIRHEVSFKPTNLDISCSCGQRKLLKARLLIWVLCLLMLVLLLQFGLLR; this is encoded by the exons ATGCCCaatatgatgatggatgatgtgaaacttctttcacatgctagagaggtatataccattgaaatatattatatgtttgaggAACAATTCTTGAAAGGTGCTGCTTGTCATCAAGATAGTGTTTTCGACGATGGCTGTCATTTGAAGTATCATGTTTGGCGTCCTGATAAAGATATTATAAGGCATGAAGTTAGTTTTAAGCCtaccaatttggatatttcttgcagtt gtggacaaagaaagttgctgaaggcaaggctgttgatatgggttctttgtcttctaatgttggtgttgctccttcaatttgggttgttgagatga